The segment GTGGCCGGCGGGATGAAAAAGAGCCAGCTCATCGTGGTCGGGCTCTCGGGTCGGGGCGACAAGGACGTGCACACGGTCGAGCAGGCGCTCGCCGGGAATGGACACGGGGTGGCGGCGGCGCGGGCCGCCTCGGCGGCAGGCCGGCGGTGACCACGACGGCGACCGGGCGCCTGGCCACCACGTTCGCCGCGCTCCGAGAGCGGGGTGAGCGCGCGCTCATCCCGTACTTCACCGCGGGCGACCCGTCCGTATCGCTCACGAAGCGGCTCGTGATCGAAGCCGCGCGGCGGGGCGCGGATATCGTCGAGCTGGGCGTGCCCTTCTCGGATCCTCTGGCCGACGGGCCGGTCATCCAGCGGGCCACTCAGCGGGCGCTCCAGGCCGGAGTCACGCTGCCCCGCGTGCTCGAGCTGGCGCGCGATCTCCGCGGCGACACGCCCGTGCCCGTCGTCTTCCTCACGTACTACAACCCCCTCCTGGCCTTCGGTCTCAAGGCCTTCTGCGTGACGGCGGTAGAGTGCGGCGTCGACGGCGTCATGGTGGCCGACCTGCCGCCCGAGGAAGCCCGCCCCCTGCGACGGGAAGCCGAGGCCGCGGGTCTCGACCTCATCCACTTCGTCGCCCCGACCTCCACGCCCGATCGGATGCGCGCGATCGCGCGGGCGGCCACCGGCTTCCTCTACATGGTCTCCTTGACCGGCGTCACGGGCGCGCGCGCCGAGCTGCCGCCCGATCTCCTGCAGCACCTGCGCACGCTTCGCGGCATCACCACCAAGCCCATCTGCGTGGGCTTCGGCATCGGCACTCCCGCGCAGGCGGCCGCGGTGGGACGCGCGGCCGACGGCGTCATCGTGGGCTCGGCCATCGTTCAGCTCGTCGAACGCTATGGCGGCTCCGAGGAGCTGGTCGGCCGGGTAGGGGACTTCATCGCTTCGCTCAAAGAGCCGCTGAGGGTGTCGGCCTAGGAGGCTGGCCCAATGATTTCCATGCTCTCGCGAGCAGGAGTGTTCCGCTTCGAGCGCCGGCTTGGCCGGCGCAGTACTCAGATTGCTCGCCTCGGACGGCGGGGCTTCCTCGTATGGCTCGCCTCGTACGCGGGGGCCCCCGCCCCCGGCCGTGCTGCGGCTCGCAATGCGCCCACGACGTCCTGCGGCTCGCCCTGCGTCGGGGGGAGGTTTCGGAAGGGGGGCGGAGCCCTCCTCCGAGCTACGTAGCCATGGCCTGGTTCTTCAAGGGCAAGGGAGAGCAAGAGGAGAGGCCCAAGAAGGTCAATATCGCCGAGGGCCTCTGGGTCAAGTGCGACTCCTGCAAGGAGATCGTCTATCGCGCCGAGGTGGACCGCGCCGGGCGCGTCTGCCCGAAGTGCCGTTACCCCTTCCGCATCACCGCCCCGGAGCGCATCGCCTCGCTGCTGGACGCGGGCTCCTTCGAGGAGCGCGAGATGGGACTTCGCTCGCGCGATCCCCTCGGCTTCAAGGACACCAAGCGCTACGTCGACCGCCTCAAGGCGGCGCGCGGCAAGACGGGTCTGGAGGAAGCCGTCATCACCGGACTCGGCCGCATCGCCGGCTACGAGGTCGCGGTGGGAGTGTTCGAGTTCGACTTCCTCGGCGGGAGCATGGCCTCGGTGGTCGGGGAGAAGCTCACGCGCCTCATCGAGCTCGCCGTGCAGAAGCGCGTGCCCGTCTTCATCGTGTCGGCCTCCGGAGGGGCACGGATGCAGGAGGGCATCCTATCGCTCATGCAGATGGCCAAGACCGCCTCCGCCCTCAAGCGGCTGGCCGACGAGCGTCTCCCCTATATCTCGCTGCTCACGGATCCGACGACGGGCGGCGTCACGGCCAGCTTCGCCATGCTGGGCGATCTCGTGCTGGCCGAGCCCCGCGCCCTCATCGGCTTCGCCGGCCCGCGCGTCATCGCCGAGACGATACGCCAGCCCCTGCCCGAGGGCTTCCAGCGCTCCGAGTTCCTCCTCGAGCACGGCCAGATCGACCTCGTGATCGAGCGCCAAGAGCTCCGAGACACGCTCCGCCGCATTCTCGCTTTCTTCGCGGGTCCCTCCCAGCCGGCTCCATGACCTACCGCGAGGCCGTGGCCCGCATCACCGGGCTGCGGGGCGGCGAGATGGCCGGGATGCGCCCCGGCCTCGAGCGCATCGAGACCCTGCTCGAGGCTGCGGGCCACCCCGAGCGGGCGATGACCCTGGTCCAGGTCGGTGGCACCAATGGCAAGGGCTCGGTGTGCGCCATGCTGGCGGCCATCCTCCAGGCCGCGGGGCGCCGGGTCGGGCTCTACACCTCGCCCCACCTCATCGATATCCGCGAGCGCATTCGCGTCGACGGCCGCTCGATCTCCGAACCCGATTTCGCCGACGGCGTGGAGGCGCTCGGCACCCTCGTCGCCCGCCTCGACGCGACCATGTTCGAGGCGCTGACCGCCCTTGCCCTTGATCACTTCGCCCGTGAAGGAGTCGAGGTGGCCGTGCTCGAGGTCGGCCTGGGTGGGCGGCTCGACTCGACCACGGTGGGCCGCCCGGCCGTCGAGGTCGTGAGCCGCATCGACCTCGATCACCAGGCCTACCTGGGCGACACCATCGAAGCCATCGCCGCGGAGAAAGCAGCCATCATCCGCAGCGGATCCGCGGTGTCAGCTAGACAGGAGCCCGGCGCCGAGTCGGTGATCGTCAGGCGCGCGGCCGAGGCCGGGGTGCCCCTCCTCCTCGAGGGACGGGATCTTCACGCCCGGGTGCGCCGGAGCGGGCTCGATGGCTTGTGGCTCGATCTCGAGGGGCCGCGCTTCGACCTCCGGGACGTGCGCGTGGGCCTCCTCGGAGTTTTTCAACCGGGCAATGCGCTCCTGGCCACCACCGCCGCGCATCTCCTTGGCGTGTCCGAAGCCGCCGTCCGCGCCGGCCTTGGGGCCGCCCGCTGGCCCGGGCGCTTCCAGATTTTGCCGGGGCCGCCTCCCCTCGTGCTCGATGGGGCGCACAATCCGGCCGGCGCGAGGGCCCTGGCCGCCTCGCTCGAAGCGTATTTCCCGGGGCGGCGCGGCACTTTCATCATCGGGATCTTTTCCGACAAGGATCAGGCTGGCATCCTGCTCCCCCTCTTGCCTTTGGCTCGGCGTGTCATCTTCACCGCCAGCGAGCACCCGCGGGCGGCTCCAGCGGCCTCAGTCAAGGCTCTGGCCGAGAGACTGCGCCCGGGCCTCATGACCGAGCTGGCTCCCACTCCCGCTGAGGCCCTACAGATGGCGCTTTCCGATCCACTTACCCCCATGGTTTGTGTGGCGGGTTCTCTATCCCTCATTGGTCCGACTCTCGTCCAAGCCACTGAAAAGACAGATATTTTTAGCGAAGGCAACTCCGGCCGCTGATAGGATGAGGGCCTGTGTCTCTAAAAAAGACGCCCAATCCCTGTCTGCCCGCGAGACTTGCGACACGGCTCGGCCCACTGGCCCTGGTGGCCGTGCTCTGCGGCCTCTACCCGCACGCGGAGACCTGGGCCCAGCAGCCTCCCCTGACACTCCAGGATAGCGGTGGCGAGACGAGCGTCGTCGCGGACCGCATCCAGCAGATCGGTGGCGATTCGAATCTGCTCCTGGCCACCGGCAACGTAGAGATCACGCGCGGAGGCAGCCGCCTCATCGCCGATCGGGTCGAGCTCAACCGCACCACGGGTGAGGCGGTGGCCCAGGGCAAGGTCGTCTTCTTCGACGGGCAGGACCGGCTCGTCGGCGAGCGCGTCGACTACAACCTCAATACCGGCACGGGCGTCGTCTACAAGGGCTCGGCCCAGATCCCGCCTTACTATCGCCTCTCCGCGGAGCGCTTCGACCGGATGGGGGAGAGCGTGTACGGCCTGCGCCAGGGCGTGTTCACGACGTGTGAAGGCGACGTGCCCGACTGGTCCGTCCATCTGGGCTCAGGGCAGGCCGACCTCGACGGGATAATCTTCGGGCGCGACGCCTCCTTCTGGGTCAAGAGCGTGCCCGTCATTCCCTGGTGGCCTTTCTTCGCGGCGGCCCTCAGACGCGAGCGCCAGTCGGGCTTCCTCTTTCCCGAGTTCGGTCAGAACTCGCGGAAGGGATACTTCGCCCGGGTGCCGTACTACTGGGCCATCAGCGACAGCCAGGACCTGACGATTGCCCTCGATACCTTCACGAAGCGGGGGATGGGCCTGGAGCTCGACTATCGCTACATCGTGTCGCGCGAGACGCAGGGGCAGATCACCGCCTTCGGCGTGAACGAATCCTTCCTCGACTCGCGCGGCTCGAAAGGGCTCGACGAGAACCGCGGCTGGATCCAGATCAGGCACGGCTGGCAGATCACGCCGAGCATGTCGCTCAAGATCGACTCGAACGTCACCTCTGACGACGACATCTACAAGACGTACGCCGACTCGACAGGCGCCCGGGTGCGGCAGCGGGCCGAGACCAATGTCTTCCTGACGCAGCGGTGGGAGTCGTGGAACCTCGTCGGCCGCGTGTACTGGTACCAGGATCTGACCACCCCGCGGCCCGTGGAGCTGCAGCGGGCGCCCGAGATCAAGCTAGAGGGCCTCCGCCAGCCCGTACCCGGAGTACCCGGGCTCCTCTACGAGACCCAGGCTTCCTTCGTCAGCTTCATTCGCGAGATCGGAAGCGAGGGCGTGCGAGGCGACTTCCACCCCCGGCTCCTCTACCCGATTCCCGTGGCGGGGCTCTTCACCGTGACGCCTTTCCTGGGGGGGCGTCTGACCTACTACAACAAGCGGGTGGTCGCGAGCGAGATCTCGCAGGGCCCCGGCAATGGCTATCCGGTCAGTGTCGAGAAGACGGTCGCCGATGACCGGGTCCGCCAGCAGGTCGAGGCTGGGGTACAGCTGGAGACCCGCGTCTCGCGCGTGTTCAATACGGACGGGGTCGCCGGCATCTCCGCGCTGCAGCACGTGATCGAGCCGCGCGCCACTTTCCTCGAGATTCGCGGCATCAACCAGAAGGACAATCCGCAGTACGAGCCCGGGGGCGGCCCCTCGGTCGGTCTGGATCCGGGCTACGAGGCGCGGACCGGCATCGACGCCCAGAACAAGGCCCACGAGGTCACGTACACCCTCGTCAATCGGTTGAACGCGCGCACGGTCTCGGGTCCCAACGAGGAGCCGGTGCGATGGGAGCTCGCGCGCCTCACCCTGAGCCAGACCTACAATTTCCTGCCCGTCTCCGAGCCTTTCAAGGACGCGGTGGCCGAGATCTTGATCCAGCCCAACGAGCACCTCCGTTTCCGCGCCGATGCCCGGTACAATGTCTACGGCCTGGGTGTCCGGGACGCGAACGCCGATATCAGCGCCATCTTCCGCGACTTCTCGGTCACCCTGGGGCCGCGCTTCAACGAGCAGGGGGGCTTCCGCTTCCTCCAGGCTTCCGCGACCGCGCGGCTGACACGCTTTCTGAACGTCAAAACCGCTAGCTACTGGGACTTGACCAACGGCAGGGCCACGGAGGCCCGAGGAGGGCTCGACATCCACTTCGACTGCTGGGCGATCAGCGTAGAAGTCATTCACCGCTACGCCTCGGACGATGAGATCCGGTTCTCCGTCAATCTCCTCGGGGTCGGTCAGGTGGGCACGAGCGGTCGCGCGGCCAGCCGATGATCCCCCAGATCGACCTCAAGCGGCAGCACGATGCGCTGAAAGCCGAGCTGATGGCGGCGGCAGAGCGCGTGCTCGGCTCTTGCCGGTTCATCCTCGGGCCCGAGGGCGCGGCCCTCGAGAGCGAGCTGGCCCGGCTCTGCGGCGTCGCGCACGGCATGGGGGTCGCGTCGGGCACCGACGCCCTCGTCATTGCCCTCAGGGCGGTTGGCGTGCGGCCAGGGGACGAGGTCATCACCTCGGCCTTTTCCTTCGTGGCTTCGGCGACCGCCGTGCTCATGGTGGGGGCGCGGCCGGTCTTCGTGGACATCGATCCCGCGACCTACAACCTGGATCCCGCGCTGGCGGAAAAGGCGGTGACGCCGCGCACTCGCGCCATCGTGCCCGTCCACCTCTATGGTCAGCCCGCCGCCATGGACGCGATCGCCGCTCTCGGCCGCGCCCACGGCCTGGCCGTGGTGGAGGACGCCGCGCAGGCGGTGGGAGCCTCGTATGGCGACAAGCCGGCCGGGGCCTGGGGCGACGCCGCGTGCCTGTCGTTCTATCCCACGAAGAACCTCGGCGGCTGCGGCGACGGGGGCATGATCCTGACCCCGCGTGAGGACGTGGCCCAGCAGGTGCGCCGGCTCCGTGATCATGGATCGGCGCGCAAGTACGAGCACGTGGAGCTCGGCTACTCGAGCCGACTGGACGAGCTCCAGGCCGCGCTCCTCCGGGTGAAGCTCCGGCGCCTCGAGGAGTGGAACCAGTCGCGACGAAGGATCGCCTCCCGCTACCGGGAGCTGCTGAGGGGGGCGCCGCTCGTTCTGCCCGAGGAGCGCGCGCCCGCTCGCCACGTCTACCACCAGTTCACCGTGCGGACGCCGAAGCGAGACGCCCTCGCCATGGCCCTGGCCGATTCCGGCATCGGCACCGCTGTCCACTACCCGATCGCCATTCCCGATCAGCCCATGTTCGCCGTGGCTGATCCCGATCGGACCTTCGCGCACGCCACGCGGGCCTCCGCCGAGGTGCTGTCCCTGCCGTGCTTTCCGGAGCTGACCGACG is part of the Candidatus Methylomirabilota bacterium genome and harbors:
- the trpA gene encoding tryptophan synthase subunit alpha, with translation MTTTATGRLATTFAALRERGERALIPYFTAGDPSVSLTKRLVIEAARRGADIVELGVPFSDPLADGPVIQRATQRALQAGVTLPRVLELARDLRGDTPVPVVFLTYYNPLLAFGLKAFCVTAVECGVDGVMVADLPPEEARPLRREAEAAGLDLIHFVAPTSTPDRMRAIARAATGFLYMVSLTGVTGARAELPPDLLQHLRTLRGITTKPICVGFGIGTPAQAAAVGRAADGVIVGSAIVQLVERYGGSEELVGRVGDFIASLKEPLRVSA
- a CDS encoding DegT/DnrJ/EryC1/StrS family aminotransferase yields the protein MIPQIDLKRQHDALKAELMAAAERVLGSCRFILGPEGAALESELARLCGVAHGMGVASGTDALVIALRAVGVRPGDEVITSAFSFVASATAVLMVGARPVFVDIDPATYNLDPALAEKAVTPRTRAIVPVHLYGQPAAMDAIAALGRAHGLAVVEDAAQAVGASYGDKPAGAWGDAACLSFYPTKNLGGCGDGGMILTPREDVAQQVRRLRDHGSARKYEHVELGYSSRLDELQAALLRVKLRRLEEWNQSRRRIASRYRELLRGAPLVLPEERAPARHVYHQFTVRTPKRDALAMALADSGIGTAVHYPIAIPDQPMFAVADPDRTFAHATRASAEVLSLPCFPELTDAEVELIARVIRDALGRLH
- the accD gene encoding acetyl-CoA carboxylase, carboxyltransferase subunit beta, producing the protein MAWFFKGKGEQEERPKKVNIAEGLWVKCDSCKEIVYRAEVDRAGRVCPKCRYPFRITAPERIASLLDAGSFEEREMGLRSRDPLGFKDTKRYVDRLKAARGKTGLEEAVITGLGRIAGYEVAVGVFEFDFLGGSMASVVGEKLTRLIELAVQKRVPVFIVSASGGARMQEGILSLMQMAKTASALKRLADERLPYISLLTDPTTGGVTASFAMLGDLVLAEPRALIGFAGPRVIAETIRQPLPEGFQRSEFLLEHGQIDLVIERQELRDTLRRILAFFAGPSQPAP
- the lptD gene encoding LPS assembly protein LptD, whose protein sequence is MSLKKTPNPCLPARLATRLGPLALVAVLCGLYPHAETWAQQPPLTLQDSGGETSVVADRIQQIGGDSNLLLATGNVEITRGGSRLIADRVELNRTTGEAVAQGKVVFFDGQDRLVGERVDYNLNTGTGVVYKGSAQIPPYYRLSAERFDRMGESVYGLRQGVFTTCEGDVPDWSVHLGSGQADLDGIIFGRDASFWVKSVPVIPWWPFFAAALRRERQSGFLFPEFGQNSRKGYFARVPYYWAISDSQDLTIALDTFTKRGMGLELDYRYIVSRETQGQITAFGVNESFLDSRGSKGLDENRGWIQIRHGWQITPSMSLKIDSNVTSDDDIYKTYADSTGARVRQRAETNVFLTQRWESWNLVGRVYWYQDLTTPRPVELQRAPEIKLEGLRQPVPGVPGLLYETQASFVSFIREIGSEGVRGDFHPRLLYPIPVAGLFTVTPFLGGRLTYYNKRVVASEISQGPGNGYPVSVEKTVADDRVRQQVEAGVQLETRVSRVFNTDGVAGISALQHVIEPRATFLEIRGINQKDNPQYEPGGGPSVGLDPGYEARTGIDAQNKAHEVTYTLVNRLNARTVSGPNEEPVRWELARLTLSQTYNFLPVSEPFKDAVAEILIQPNEHLRFRADARYNVYGLGVRDANADISAIFRDFSVTLGPRFNEQGGFRFLQASATARLTRFLNVKTASYWDLTNGRATEARGGLDIHFDCWAISVEVIHRYASDDEIRFSVNLLGVGQVGTSGRAASR
- a CDS encoding Mur ligase family protein — translated: MTYREAVARITGLRGGEMAGMRPGLERIETLLEAAGHPERAMTLVQVGGTNGKGSVCAMLAAILQAAGRRVGLYTSPHLIDIRERIRVDGRSISEPDFADGVEALGTLVARLDATMFEALTALALDHFAREGVEVAVLEVGLGGRLDSTTVGRPAVEVVSRIDLDHQAYLGDTIEAIAAEKAAIIRSGSAVSARQEPGAESVIVRRAAEAGVPLLLEGRDLHARVRRSGLDGLWLDLEGPRFDLRDVRVGLLGVFQPGNALLATTAAHLLGVSEAAVRAGLGAARWPGRFQILPGPPPLVLDGAHNPAGARALAASLEAYFPGRRGTFIIGIFSDKDQAGILLPLLPLARRVIFTASEHPRAAPAASVKALAERLRPGLMTELAPTPAEALQMALSDPLTPMVCVAGSLSLIGPTLVQATEKTDIFSEGNSGR